A section of the Leptospira kobayashii genome encodes:
- the omp85 gene encoding Omp85 family outer membrane protein, translating to MNLSLFRKFLFLCILISTVALSAQEKPESEQAPTIRPARADLPFEISEKKRLSERDLKIKKEGGYITGLPLLNSDPNNGIGYGVRVFYYYNGERSRPLFEYTPYKYRVFVQYFTTTKSNQYQDLSFDAPYIFDTKWRVRSDLIYEKNPNLLYFGMGTETLKPLSYLERNDPSGRQIRNAGFSDYSDSLMYRRPGGSGEQYNTVTDNKYNRYELENPNWTFSGEYSFFGGTVRTIAGARISRQIIRTYDGKWQDAKFGGYDQLAGLPLNILAPNEEISTPEGTTKVTEENKAGNIIGFKGGNVNTGRIAIVYDTRDFEPDPNRGVFLEATHERSLRAIGSDFQFNKNYVSARGFVSPVEWFTKKPHVLLEKLVLGAKGAMVQTNGDAPFYEMRNMWGTEVTQSGLGGRTTLRGYKQDRFIGQTMAYANFEVRWKFASIDVAKQHFDFQLVPFYDVGRVWDATEKVNLKGYKHSRGLGFRIPWNQATVIIIDHAWSSEDSQTFVNFNHIF from the coding sequence ATGAATCTATCTTTATTTCGGAAATTTTTATTTCTGTGTATTCTCATATCCACTGTTGCTCTCTCCGCTCAGGAAAAGCCTGAATCGGAACAAGCACCGACCATCAGACCTGCCCGTGCCGATTTGCCCTTTGAGATTTCTGAAAAGAAACGATTGAGCGAGCGGGACTTAAAGATCAAAAAAGAAGGCGGATACATTACCGGTCTTCCTTTGTTGAATTCCGATCCCAACAACGGTATCGGTTACGGAGTTAGGGTTTTTTATTATTATAACGGGGAAAGGTCCAGGCCACTTTTCGAATACACCCCGTACAAATATAGAGTTTTTGTTCAGTATTTCACTACGACAAAGAGCAATCAATACCAGGATTTAAGTTTTGATGCACCTTATATCTTCGATACGAAATGGAGAGTACGCTCGGATTTGATTTATGAAAAAAATCCGAACTTGCTTTATTTCGGAATGGGTACGGAAACCTTGAAACCTCTTTCCTATTTGGAAAGAAATGATCCTTCCGGAAGACAGATTCGCAATGCAGGTTTCAGCGATTATTCTGATAGTTTAATGTACCGCAGGCCGGGTGGATCGGGAGAACAGTACAATACAGTCACTGACAATAAATACAATCGTTACGAGTTGGAAAATCCGAACTGGACCTTCTCCGGTGAATATTCTTTCTTCGGGGGAACGGTTCGTACGATTGCAGGTGCCAGAATTTCCAGACAGATCATTCGGACCTATGATGGAAAATGGCAGGATGCCAAATTCGGAGGTTATGACCAGTTGGCCGGACTTCCTCTCAATATACTTGCACCTAACGAAGAAATTTCAACTCCGGAAGGAACTACTAAAGTCACCGAAGAAAACAAGGCTGGAAATATCATCGGTTTTAAGGGTGGGAATGTCAATACAGGCCGGATTGCAATCGTATATGATACGAGAGATTTCGAACCGGATCCGAACCGAGGTGTGTTTTTGGAAGCCACTCACGAAAGATCTCTTCGTGCGATCGGTTCCGATTTCCAGTTTAACAAAAATTATGTTTCCGCTCGCGGATTTGTCAGCCCTGTAGAATGGTTTACAAAAAAACCTCATGTCCTTTTGGAGAAACTGGTCTTGGGCGCCAAAGGTGCCATGGTTCAAACCAACGGAGATGCCCCTTTTTACGAAATGCGAAATATGTGGGGAACGGAAGTCACTCAATCCGGTCTCGGAGGAAGAACCACTTTAAGAGGTTACAAACAGGATCGATTCATAGGTCAGACGATGGCTTATGCGAATTTTGAAGTTCGCTGGAAATTCGCATCCATAGATGTTGCCAAACAACATTTTGATTTTCAATTGGTACCGTTTTATGATGTAGGTAGAGTTTGGGATGCAACGGAAAAAGTGAACTTAAAAGGTTATAAACATTCCCGAGGTTTGGGCTTTCGAATTCCCTGGAACCAAGCAACCGTTATTATCATAGATCACGCTTGGTCTTCGGAAGATTCGCAAACTTTTGTGAACTTTAACCATATATTTTAG
- the omp85 gene encoding Omp85 family outer membrane protein: MFKYITRSVILLLFLFSLGIMAQAKTEEETGPRPPHPGLPFEISEKKRLSVRDVKNKKEGGYFTGLPLVNSDPNVGIGYGARVIYLNNGGRDNPLFEYTPYRYRIFAQYFNTTKNAPYHWLSLDAPYIFDTKWRVRADLVYDRNPNTLYFGIGEKTLQPLSYLERNDPAGRMVRNAPFADYENNLGYRRPGDVGAGEAPYVTDSRYNRYDIENPNFSFSGEYSFFGGTVRTVTGVRLSKQIVRTYDGKTYDAKFGASELLGGVPLGSGFLDNVVGDHLPTPEGETRLTRDQKDGKILGFNGGTTNTIRAGVVYDTRDFEPDPNRGLFLEATHERSAKAIGSNYEFNKNLVSGRLFFSPVEWITKKPPELLEKFVIATRAALMQTNGDAPFYEYRNMWGTETNQSGLGGRTTIRGYKQDRFVGQTMGYANFEVRWKFASVDIWGQHFDFQLVPFYDVGRVWDATDRVNLKGYKHSRGLGFRIPWNQATVIYVDYAVSKEDSQAFVNFNHIF, from the coding sequence ATGTTCAAATATATAACAAGAAGTGTCATACTTCTTCTTTTTTTATTCTCTCTGGGAATCATGGCACAAGCAAAAACGGAGGAGGAAACCGGTCCACGCCCACCGCATCCCGGCCTTCCGTTTGAGATTTCTGAAAAGAAACGGCTGAGTGTCAGGGATGTGAAAAATAAAAAAGAAGGCGGATACTTCACCGGTCTTCCTCTTGTGAACTCCGATCCGAACGTAGGGATCGGTTATGGAGCGAGGGTCATTTATTTAAATAACGGAGGAAGAGATAATCCATTATTCGAATATACTCCTTATCGTTATCGAATTTTCGCTCAATATTTTAACACAACCAAAAACGCTCCCTATCATTGGTTGAGCTTGGATGCACCTTATATCTTCGATACGAAATGGAGAGTACGCGCCGATTTGGTTTACGATAGAAATCCGAATACTTTGTATTTTGGAATCGGAGAAAAAACACTCCAACCGTTATCCTATCTGGAAAGAAACGATCCTGCAGGTCGTATGGTGCGAAATGCTCCTTTCGCCGACTATGAGAACAATTTGGGATACCGTCGTCCCGGGGATGTAGGTGCGGGAGAAGCTCCCTATGTTACCGATTCCAGATACAATCGTTATGATATAGAAAACCCGAACTTTAGCTTTTCCGGCGAATATTCTTTCTTCGGAGGAACGGTTCGTACTGTAACGGGAGTAAGATTATCAAAACAAATCGTTCGTACTTATGACGGCAAAACTTATGATGCCAAATTCGGAGCATCGGAATTATTAGGTGGAGTTCCTCTTGGGTCAGGCTTTTTGGATAATGTTGTAGGAGATCATCTCCCTACTCCGGAAGGGGAAACCCGTTTGACTCGTGATCAAAAAGACGGTAAAATTTTGGGATTCAACGGTGGAACTACAAACACGATTCGCGCCGGAGTCGTGTATGATACGAGAGATTTCGAACCGGACCCGAACCGAGGTCTATTTTTGGAAGCCACTCACGAAAGATCCGCGAAGGCAATCGGTTCCAATTATGAGTTTAACAAAAACTTGGTATCGGGAAGACTTTTCTTCAGCCCTGTGGAATGGATTACTAAAAAGCCACCGGAGTTATTGGAAAAATTCGTAATCGCTACAAGAGCGGCTTTGATGCAAACCAACGGAGATGCTCCTTTCTATGAATACCGCAACATGTGGGGAACCGAAACCAATCAATCGGGGTTAGGTGGTAGAACTACAATTCGCGGTTACAAACAGGATCGATTCGTAGGGCAAACGATGGGTTATGCGAACTTTGAAGTTCGCTGGAAATTTGCATCCGTCGATATTTGGGGACAACATTTTGATTTTCAATTGGTACCATTTTACGATGTAGGTAGGGTCTGGGACGCTACAGACCGGGTGAACTTGAAAGGTTACAAACATTCCCGGGGTTTAGGTTTTAGAATTCCTTGGAACCAAGCAACTGTTATCTATGTGGATTATGCAGTGTCGAAAGAAGATTCACAAGCCTTTGTGAACTTTAACCATATATTTTAG
- a CDS encoding acetyl-CoA carboxylase biotin carboxyl carrier protein subunit has product MMLRLDTHEGELSLIFSHNNVKIIHNRKVETVPLPKVSNKTNEPPFGGQIVFETGSILTYLQVRNEIFLHYLGDTWSFRRKERELALAGSDSPEIKSPMPGKIIQMFGEPGKKFSRGETILILEAMKMENAIKAPFDCKVSQVLRAQGEIVQQDEPLILLDKI; this is encoded by the coding sequence ATGATGCTTAGATTGGATACGCATGAGGGTGAACTTTCCCTTATCTTTTCACATAACAATGTAAAGATCATTCATAACCGGAAAGTGGAAACCGTTCCTCTTCCCAAGGTTTCTAACAAAACAAACGAGCCTCCTTTCGGAGGACAGATTGTATTTGAAACCGGAAGTATTCTTACCTACTTGCAAGTTCGAAATGAAATTTTCCTGCACTATCTGGGAGACACTTGGTCCTTTCGTAGGAAGGAAAGGGAATTGGCTTTGGCGGGAAGCGATTCCCCCGAGATCAAAAGCCCTATGCCGGGGAAAATTATACAGATGTTTGGTGAGCCCGGTAAAAAATTTTCCAGAGGAGAGACCATCCTGATATTGGAAGCAATGAAAATGGAAAATGCGATCAAAGCACCTTTTGATTGTAAGGTGAGCCAGGTTTTGAGAGCGCAAGGCGAAATTGTACAACAGGATGAGCCGTTGATTTTATTAGACAAAATTTAG
- the lsa25 gene encoding surface adhesin Lsa25 — protein sequence MKHRNILLIMALSLVAFFVNCEAKPEKDFYGVSEEETNLLIAGFLANQSLVDTRTGTIRDPAAGLEWQKCSVGQVYRQTQNDCQGAAAGTVLNPQDPYRYGARQLAFCDSKTHACNRVTVPQVLLAASEITISGISEAYQACAALGTTWRVPTPIELKRLTETGRISVLNYFPSTLEAEYWSSWSNEQDIPGETARSISFDRSTFGDEKNTVKTDRNYVRCVKNL from the coding sequence ATGAAACATAGAAATATACTATTGATAATGGCACTTTCGCTGGTTGCATTTTTTGTAAATTGCGAAGCGAAACCGGAGAAAGATTTTTACGGAGTTTCCGAAGAAGAAACGAATTTGTTGATCGCGGGCTTTCTAGCAAATCAAAGTTTGGTGGACACACGGACCGGAACGATCCGAGATCCAGCGGCAGGCTTGGAATGGCAAAAATGTTCTGTAGGGCAAGTGTATCGTCAAACGCAGAATGATTGCCAGGGAGCAGCGGCAGGAACGGTGTTGAATCCTCAAGATCCGTATCGTTACGGAGCACGTCAGTTGGCATTCTGCGATAGCAAGACTCATGCTTGCAACCGAGTGACAGTACCTCAAGTGTTGCTTGCGGCATCTGAGATAACGATCAGTGGAATCAGTGAAGCATACCAGGCATGTGCGGCACTTGGCACAACTTGGAGAGTTCCAACTCCGATCGAATTGAAACGACTGACGGAAACGGGAAGGATCTCGGTATTGAATTATTTTCCATCGACTTTGGAAGCGGAATACTGGTCTTCTTGGTCGAACGAACAAGACATCCCGGGAGAGACGGCAAGATCCATCTCTTTTGACAGATCCACTTTTGGTGATGAGAAAAACACTGTGAAGACGGATCGAAATTATGTCCGTTGCGTTAAAAATCTATAA
- a CDS encoding acetyl-CoA carboxylase biotin carboxylase subunit, giving the protein MSYIKKILIANRGEIAVRVIRTAKRLGIKTVAVYSDADQDSLYVKLADEAIHIGPPEPRLSYLNQDAILKACADSGADAVHPGYGFLSENAEFAEKLSAKGIKFLGPKPSSIRAMGDKIGSRLLVAKFDVPIVPGYEGEDQSMERFKKEADKIGYPIMAKASAGGGGKGMRRVESASELEEMILSAKREALSAFGDDRILLEKYISNPRHVEFQIFGDQHGNVIHLHERDCSLQRRHQKVIEETPAPHYPDSLKEEMAKAAVQAAKSVSYEGAGTVEFILGEKGEFYFLEMNTRLQVEHPVTEMTTGLDLVELQIRVAEGGTLPETPKQKGHAIEVRIYAEDPSNGFLPSIGKVHALQFPEGEGIRVDSGIVSGSEISLYYDPMIAKLIVWDETRIKAIDKLVAVLKETIVFGPITNVSFLKNLADAKGFREGKVSTHFIAGNEEELLRQNVPFSVRLALAGLAGAETKITDPWVSLGESA; this is encoded by the coding sequence ATGTCATACATTAAAAAAATCCTAATCGCAAACCGGGGAGAAATCGCAGTTCGAGTCATTCGCACTGCAAAACGCCTGGGAATCAAGACTGTAGCCGTTTATTCGGATGCCGACCAAGACAGTCTCTATGTAAAACTTGCGGACGAGGCGATCCATATCGGTCCGCCTGAGCCCAGACTGTCTTATTTGAATCAGGATGCGATCCTCAAGGCATGTGCTGATTCCGGTGCCGATGCAGTTCATCCCGGTTACGGATTTCTTTCCGAAAATGCGGAATTTGCGGAAAAACTCTCCGCCAAAGGAATTAAATTTCTCGGGCCGAAACCTTCTTCCATTCGGGCAATGGGAGACAAAATCGGCTCACGCTTGTTAGTTGCAAAGTTCGATGTTCCCATTGTTCCCGGATATGAAGGCGAAGATCAATCCATGGAGCGTTTCAAAAAAGAAGCCGACAAAATAGGTTATCCTATTATGGCAAAGGCAAGCGCCGGAGGCGGAGGAAAAGGAATGCGCAGAGTGGAATCCGCTTCCGAACTGGAAGAAATGATTTTGTCTGCAAAAAGGGAAGCATTGTCCGCTTTCGGTGACGATCGTATTCTTTTGGAGAAATATATTTCCAATCCGCGTCACGTCGAATTTCAGATTTTCGGAGACCAACATGGAAATGTGATCCATCTGCACGAAAGGGATTGTTCTTTGCAAAGAAGACACCAAAAAGTGATCGAAGAAACTCCTGCACCACATTATCCCGATTCTTTAAAAGAAGAAATGGCAAAAGCCGCAGTCCAAGCGGCAAAATCCGTTTCTTACGAAGGAGCCGGCACCGTCGAATTTATATTAGGTGAAAAGGGTGAGTTTTATTTTCTGGAAATGAACACCCGTTTGCAGGTGGAACATCCCGTTACCGAAATGACTACGGGCCTTGACCTTGTGGAATTACAAATCCGTGTGGCGGAAGGGGGAACACTTCCCGAAACTCCGAAACAGAAAGGACATGCTATCGAAGTGCGGATTTATGCCGAAGACCCTTCGAACGGATTTTTACCTTCCATCGGAAAAGTTCACGCTCTCCAATTTCCCGAAGGAGAAGGAATACGGGTGGATTCAGGAATCGTATCCGGTTCCGAAATCTCTTTGTACTATGATCCTATGATCGCAAAACTGATTGTATGGGATGAAACCAGAATCAAAGCCATCGATAAATTAGTAGCGGTTTTAAAGGAAACGATCGTGTTCGGTCCTATAACAAATGTTAGTTTTTTGAAAAATCTTGCAGATGCGAAAGGATTTAGGGAAGGTAAAGTATCCACTCATTTTATCGCAGGGAACGAAGAAGAACTACTCCGCCAAAATGTTCCTTTCTCCGTTCGATTGGCTCTGGCGGGTCTCGCCGGTGCGGAAACAAAAATAACTGATCCTTGGGTGAGTTTGGGAGAATCGGCATGA